From a region of the Verrucomicrobiia bacterium genome:
- a CDS encoding VCBS repeat-containing protein — translation MKPMLKLLVGMGFAGAWVPLTVFAQGTTFTYQGRLTEDGSAANGTNYGMAFYLYDAPTNGNLLGNQGPASVAVSNGVFTVPLNFGSVFDGGPRWLEIAVQKNGGAFTNLSPRQPLTPAPYAMFANTASNISGTVSGSQVSGVIPLSGLPSGVLTNGASGVNITGTFYGDGSGVTNLSFMNVNSGGLITIVTNRANFVFASAPGVGPTPLSVTKADVNQDGKMDLISANFSDFSLTVLTNAGGGRFVLSSSPLSGNGPYAVTADDVNGDSKPDLISVNLTVGSLSVLTNNGSGGYGSPSQVIIGGSPRSVITADVNGDGKKDIITANTSSNALTVLTNNGLGGFVVASTPAVGLSPYSVTTADVNNDGKMDLISANANANSLTILTNNGSGGFVLSSSPVVGLSPISVTAADINGDGKMDLISANVFSDSLTVLTNNGLGGFAVAASPAVGSQPYCVIAADLNGDGKMDIISANYNAASLTVLLNDGQGGFIVGASPVTGSSPYSVVSLDANNDGRPDLACVNSGNNNLTLLTNSTSSTFVFANTLSGDGGGLTGLNANAIVGGLSTNLTVTVPSGTKNLVFMNGILRAVQ, via the coding sequence ATGAAACCAATGCTCAAACTTCTCGTGGGGATGGGTTTTGCCGGCGCGTGGGTGCCTCTGACGGTTTTCGCCCAAGGCACAACGTTTACCTATCAGGGGCGCCTGACTGAAGATGGCAGCGCCGCCAATGGCACGAACTACGGCATGGCGTTTTATCTCTATGATGCGCCGACCAACGGCAATTTGCTGGGCAACCAGGGGCCGGCCAGCGTCGCGGTCAGCAATGGTGTGTTCACAGTGCCGCTCAACTTCGGGAGCGTGTTCGATGGCGGCCCGCGCTGGCTGGAAATCGCGGTGCAGAAGAACGGTGGCGCCTTCACCAACTTGAGCCCGCGCCAGCCGCTCACGCCCGCGCCTTACGCCATGTTCGCCAACACGGCCAGCAACATCAGCGGAACGGTGTCCGGCAGCCAGGTGAGCGGGGTTATTCCGTTGTCCGGATTGCCGTCGGGCGTGCTGACGAACGGTGCGAGCGGGGTGAACATTACCGGCACGTTCTACGGTGATGGTTCGGGCGTGACGAATCTGAGCTTCATGAATGTGAATTCCGGCGGGCTCATCACCATCGTGACCAATCGGGCCAATTTCGTCTTCGCATCTGCGCCGGGCGTTGGCCCCACGCCGCTTTCGGTCACAAAGGCGGACGTCAACCAGGACGGAAAGATGGACCTGATCAGCGCCAACTTCAGCGACTTCTCGCTCACGGTATTGACGAACGCGGGTGGCGGCCGGTTTGTTCTCTCGTCCTCACCGCTTTCTGGCAACGGCCCTTATGCGGTGACCGCAGACGATGTGAATGGCGACAGCAAGCCTGACCTCATCAGCGTCAATCTCACGGTCGGCAGCCTGTCGGTGCTGACCAACAATGGCAGCGGCGGCTATGGGAGTCCCAGTCAGGTCATCATCGGCGGCAGCCCGCGCTCCGTCATCACAGCGGACGTCAACGGCGATGGCAAAAAGGACATCATCACAGCCAACACCAGCTCCAATGCCTTGACGGTCCTGACGAACAACGGCCTCGGCGGTTTCGTGGTTGCTTCGACTCCGGCCGTTGGCCTGTCGCCGTATTCCGTGACCACGGCGGACGTGAACAACGACGGCAAGATGGATCTCATCAGCGCGAACGCGAACGCCAACTCGCTGACCATTCTCACCAACAACGGCAGCGGCGGCTTTGTGTTGAGTTCCTCACCCGTCGTGGGCCTTTCGCCCATTTCGGTGACCGCAGCGGACATCAACGGCGACGGCAAGATGGATTTAATCAGCGCGAATGTGTTCAGCGACTCGTTGACCGTGCTGACGAACAATGGCCTCGGCGGTTTTGCCGTGGCCGCCTCGCCTGCGGTCGGGAGCCAGCCCTATTGCGTGATTGCTGCCGACCTCAATGGCGACGGCAAAATGGATATCATCAGCGCCAACTACAACGCCGCTTCGTTGACCGTGCTGCTCAACGATGGCCAGGGCGGGTTCATCGTGGGGGCCTCCCCGGTCACGGGCTCCAGTCCGTATTCGGTCGTTTCCCTCGACGCCAACAACGATGGCAGACCCGACCTGGCGTGCGTGAATTCGGGCAACAACAACCTGACTCTGCTGACCAACAGCACGTCATCCACGTTCGTTTTCGCCAACACGCTCAGCGGCGACGGCGGTGGGCTGACCGGACTGAATGCCAATGCCATCGTTGGCGGCCTGAGCACGAATCTCACCGTGACCGTGCCTTCGGGGACGAAGAACCTGGTTTTCATGAACGGAATTCTCCGGGCGGTGCAGTGA
- the aroB gene encoding 3-dehydroquinate synthase, translated as MRTVQVPLGQRSYPIKIAPKFLSRLGEECRRRQLGQRCAVITDATVGPLFAPRVLTSLKRAGFAPVLITVPAGETAKRLTNVQRCYDQLAANRLERQSFIVALGGGVVGDLAGFVAATYLRGIPFVQVPTTLLAQVDSSVGGKTGVNLKAGKNLVGAFHQPRLVLCDLDTFRTLPPREYRAGLAEVIKYGIIYDEPLFRRLERDLPQLLRRQTARLEPVIARCCEIKAEVVAQDETEGGLRAILNFGHTIGHALEAISSYGQYLHGEAISIGQIAAAQLSVTLVGLPAADAARITTLFRRAGLPTRVTLSARRRRALFDAMRLDKKVSAGEVKFVLARRIGNVVWGQRVSDAQIHAALDAVGERQPQRHT; from the coding sequence GTGCGCACTGTTCAAGTCCCGCTGGGCCAACGCAGTTACCCGATCAAGATCGCTCCGAAGTTTCTGTCCCGCCTCGGCGAAGAATGCCGGCGCCGGCAACTCGGCCAGCGCTGCGCCGTCATCACCGACGCGACCGTCGGGCCGCTGTTCGCCCCGCGGGTGCTGACCAGCCTGAAACGCGCGGGCTTTGCGCCCGTGCTCATCACCGTCCCCGCCGGTGAAACCGCCAAACGTCTCACGAACGTCCAGCGCTGCTACGATCAGCTGGCGGCCAACCGATTGGAACGGCAGTCGTTCATTGTGGCGCTCGGGGGCGGCGTGGTGGGCGACCTCGCGGGTTTTGTGGCGGCCACGTATTTGCGCGGCATTCCGTTCGTGCAAGTGCCCACCACGTTGCTGGCGCAGGTGGACAGTTCGGTCGGCGGCAAGACCGGCGTGAATCTCAAGGCGGGCAAAAATCTCGTCGGCGCCTTCCATCAGCCGCGGCTTGTGTTGTGCGACCTGGACACGTTCCGCACGTTGCCGCCGCGCGAATACCGGGCCGGCCTCGCCGAAGTCATCAAATACGGCATCATTTACGACGAACCGCTTTTCCGGCGGCTCGAGCGCGACCTGCCGCAACTCCTGCGCCGGCAAACGGCCCGGCTGGAACCTGTCATCGCCCGATGCTGCGAAATCAAAGCGGAAGTCGTGGCACAGGATGAAACCGAGGGCGGGTTGCGGGCGATTTTGAATTTCGGCCACACGATTGGCCACGCGCTCGAGGCGATTTCGAGTTACGGCCAATATCTCCACGGCGAGGCCATCTCGATTGGCCAGATCGCGGCCGCTCAATTGTCGGTGACACTGGTCGGGTTGCCCGCCGCCGACGCCGCGCGGATCACGACGTTGTTCCGGCGCGCGGGATTGCCCACCAGGGTGACGCTGTCCGCCCGCCGGCGCCGCGCCCTGTTTGACGCGATGCGGCTCGACAAAAAGGTCAGTGCCGGCGAGGTGAAATTCGTGCTGGCCCGGCGCATCGGAAATGTGGTCTGGGGCCAGCGCGTGAGCGACGCGCAGATTCACGCCGCATTGGACGCCGTCGGCGAACGTCAACCGCAACGCCACACATGA
- a CDS encoding ATP cone domain-containing protein has product MAVENRIIKVQKRNRALVRFDLARIRNAILRAAASIGGFARDHHPGINDRIFQACGDDAAIADFLTDIVVVCLNSEPHHLIANFPPTIEIIQDEVLHALRSHGFQHTADAYACYRWCRHWLREGAITSGQFVGNGFPHEHLRTVDAWNQEHGCASVAALNEITRAGRIRQLIEASLARYEAALDDAAQRMTKRLADGDRIRLMWISGPSSSGKTTTTVKLTERLRRHGLEFLMLNLDDYFWPLVEHPTDWINDRNYETPEALDIQLLNAHLTALLAGETVEKPQFDFKEGRRTGTKRVKLEPGQILLLDCLHGLYPPITEGIPARVQFRVYIENLNVIHEGDGSNGRRIPFTDLRLMRRMLRDARHRNHSPLRTILHWHYVRAGELFSIIPLRGLADVVIDGGFPFELAALKPLFMQNDGMLPAEADFHDYPGFVDARIRFNRLRVLLESVTGLGAAEVASADLIPGDAVLREFIGGSTIRIPHNE; this is encoded by the coding sequence ATGGCTGTGGAGAATCGCATCATCAAGGTGCAGAAACGGAACCGGGCGCTGGTCCGGTTCGATCTGGCGCGCATCCGCAACGCCATCCTCCGGGCGGCCGCGTCGATTGGAGGTTTTGCGCGCGACCATCATCCCGGCATCAACGACCGGATTTTCCAGGCGTGCGGAGATGACGCGGCGATTGCGGATTTTCTGACCGACATCGTGGTGGTCTGTTTGAATTCCGAGCCGCATCACCTCATCGCCAATTTCCCGCCCACCATCGAGATCATCCAGGATGAAGTGCTGCACGCCTTGCGCAGCCACGGCTTTCAACACACGGCGGACGCCTACGCCTGCTACCGCTGGTGCCGTCACTGGTTGCGCGAGGGAGCCATCACGTCCGGGCAATTCGTCGGGAACGGCTTCCCTCATGAACATCTGCGCACGGTCGATGCGTGGAATCAGGAACACGGCTGCGCTTCGGTGGCCGCCTTGAATGAGATCACGCGCGCCGGGCGCATCCGGCAGCTCATCGAAGCCTCCCTCGCCCGTTACGAAGCCGCGCTGGACGACGCAGCGCAACGGATGACCAAGCGGCTGGCGGACGGCGACCGCATCCGGTTGATGTGGATCAGCGGGCCGAGTTCCTCGGGCAAGACGACCACCACCGTCAAGCTGACGGAGCGGCTGCGTCGGCACGGACTCGAGTTCTTGATGCTGAACCTGGATGATTATTTCTGGCCGCTGGTGGAACACCCCACCGACTGGATCAATGACCGCAATTACGAAACTCCCGAGGCCCTGGACATCCAGTTGCTGAACGCGCACCTGACGGCGTTGCTGGCCGGCGAAACAGTGGAGAAACCCCAGTTCGATTTCAAGGAGGGGCGACGCACCGGCACGAAGCGTGTCAAGCTGGAGCCCGGCCAGATTCTGCTGCTGGACTGCCTGCACGGGTTGTATCCGCCCATCACTGAAGGCATTCCCGCCCGGGTTCAGTTCCGCGTTTACATTGAGAATCTGAATGTCATCCACGAAGGCGATGGTTCCAACGGCCGGCGCATTCCGTTCACCGACCTTCGGCTGATGCGCCGCATGTTGCGGGATGCGCGGCATCGGAATCACAGCCCCTTGCGCACAATTCTGCACTGGCACTACGTGCGGGCCGGCGAACTGTTCAGCATCATTCCGCTCCGCGGCCTGGCCGATGTGGTGATCGACGGCGGATTTCCCTTCGAACTGGCCGCGCTCAAGCCGTTGTTCATGCAGAACGACGGCATGCTTCCGGCGGAAGCGGACTTTCACGATTATCCCGGATTTGTCGATGCGCGGATTCGGTTCAACCGGCTGCGCGTGCTGCTCGAATCCGTCACCGGCCTGGGCGCGGCCGAGGTCGCGTCCGCGGACCTGATCCCCGGGGACGCCGTCCTCCGCGAGTTCATCGGCGGCAGCACCATCCGCATCCCGCACAACGAGTAA
- a CDS encoding bifunctional fucokinase/fucose-1-phosphate guanylyltransferase, protein MACPIQRLLSLPPGMAREFETLEAKPRPAWFATSDPAGHKLGSGGGTAHLLAEAWRQTGASRSFGDWLAASRKLLIHGGGQSRRLPSYAPVGKLLLPVPVFRWSYGQRLDQTLLDVQLPDYERVLAHAGPRTAAMITSGDVLLRFARELPPFPDVDVLGLGMWVTPEKARDFGVFFSPRARPTELAFFLQKPEPATIRSRAGQFFHLVDTGMWLLSGRAVRVLMAKCGWQEAGQQFAGATASQYELYAQFGLSLGSQPQVPDPEIASLTSAVLPLPEAEFYHFGTSRQLIESVAALQNLELDETKLGLVGAKRHPDQFVQNAQFDYPLKLEENHTLWIENSAVPATWRLAHEHVFTGVPPNAWDLRLEPGVCLDFVPVGGTEVCLRAYGFEDTFSGALSHAGTQWFGRPAAQWFAARGIAPTNAGEGDIQLAKLFPVLTPDAIDPRFIEWLFAAQPVANPQFAQRWLGARRLSAQDLGEQANLRRLYQQRDHRRRACLEPLLRNGRWSVFYRLDLQQTARDFAQTGEPLPPADLHDDDEPLHFVHDEMFRAAVQRERQDPNWPAHEAKAFALLREMIIRETQLSPAVPRACVQEDQIVWGRSPVRLDLAGGWTDTPPYCLEHGGQVLNLAVDLNGQPPIQVFAKLSARLELVVRSIDLGVEQRLTSYEQLDTFAEPGSEFGLAKAALALAGFLPRFHGDSEFRSLPEQLRTFGGGIELSMLSAVPKGSGLGTSSILAATLLATLGDLCGLGWDRHALFQRTLALEQMLTTGGGWQDQAGAIFGGVKLIETSAGLAQTPKVRWLPSTLFGAGHANTTVLLYYTGLTRLAKNILQEIVRGMFLNSPAHLRILEEIGANAGRCFNAIQHCDRAGLEAAIRTSWRLNQELDAGTNPPEVAAVLECIAPWMAAGKLLGAGGGGFLLILAHVETAARHIRQTLTSAPPNPRARFVDVTLSEAGLELTRS, encoded by the coding sequence ATGGCTTGTCCCATCCAGCGCCTGCTTTCCCTGCCGCCGGGCATGGCCCGCGAGTTCGAAACGCTCGAAGCCAAACCGCGTCCAGCGTGGTTTGCCACCAGCGATCCCGCCGGGCACAAGCTCGGCTCGGGCGGCGGCACCGCGCATTTGCTGGCCGAGGCCTGGCGGCAAACCGGCGCGAGCCGGAGCTTCGGTGACTGGCTGGCGGCCAGCCGCAAGCTGCTCATCCACGGCGGCGGCCAGAGCCGGCGCCTGCCCAGCTACGCGCCGGTGGGCAAACTGCTGCTGCCCGTGCCCGTGTTCCGCTGGTCCTACGGCCAGCGCCTCGACCAGACCCTGCTCGACGTGCAATTGCCCGATTATGAGCGGGTGCTGGCGCACGCCGGTCCCCGAACCGCCGCCATGATCACCAGTGGCGACGTGCTGCTGCGTTTCGCGCGCGAGCTGCCGCCGTTTCCGGACGTGGATGTGTTGGGCCTTGGCATGTGGGTGACGCCCGAGAAGGCCCGGGATTTTGGCGTTTTCTTTTCCCCGCGCGCCCGGCCCACGGAACTCGCGTTCTTTCTGCAAAAGCCGGAGCCGGCGACAATTCGGAGCCGTGCCGGACAGTTCTTTCATCTTGTGGACACGGGCATGTGGCTGCTCAGCGGACGCGCGGTGCGGGTGCTGATGGCGAAGTGCGGCTGGCAGGAGGCGGGGCAGCAATTTGCCGGCGCGACCGCAAGTCAATATGAGCTGTATGCGCAATTCGGCCTCTCGCTGGGTTCGCAACCGCAGGTGCCCGATCCGGAAATCGCGTCACTGACCTCCGCCGTCCTGCCGCTGCCTGAGGCGGAGTTCTATCACTTCGGCACCAGCCGACAGTTGATCGAGTCGGTGGCTGCGCTGCAAAATCTCGAACTGGATGAAACCAAACTCGGCCTCGTGGGCGCCAAACGCCATCCGGACCAGTTCGTGCAGAATGCGCAGTTCGACTATCCGCTGAAACTGGAGGAGAACCATACCCTGTGGATTGAAAACAGCGCGGTGCCGGCAACGTGGCGGCTTGCCCACGAACATGTATTCACCGGCGTGCCGCCGAACGCCTGGGATTTGCGGCTGGAGCCGGGCGTGTGTCTGGATTTTGTGCCCGTGGGCGGGACAGAAGTCTGCCTGCGCGCCTACGGTTTTGAAGACACCTTCAGCGGCGCGTTGAGCCACGCCGGAACCCAATGGTTTGGACGCCCGGCGGCCCAATGGTTTGCGGCCCGTGGCATTGCTCCCACAAACGCTGGCGAGGGCGACATCCAACTCGCAAAGCTTTTTCCAGTCCTCACGCCGGACGCCATCGATCCCCGGTTCATCGAATGGCTCTTTGCCGCGCAGCCCGTCGCCAATCCACAGTTTGCGCAGCGCTGGCTCGGCGCGCGCCGGCTTTCGGCGCAGGATCTCGGTGAGCAGGCCAATCTGCGCCGGCTTTACCAGCAGCGCGACCACCGCCGCCGCGCCTGCCTCGAACCGCTGCTGCGCAATGGCCGCTGGAGCGTTTTTTACCGGCTCGACCTGCAGCAGACCGCCCGCGATTTTGCCCAAACCGGCGAACCGTTGCCGCCGGCCGATTTGCACGACGACGATGAGCCGCTGCATTTCGTGCATGACGAAATGTTTCGCGCCGCGGTGCAGCGGGAACGGCAGGACCCAAACTGGCCGGCACACGAGGCGAAGGCCTTTGCGCTGCTGCGGGAGATGATCATCCGCGAGACGCAACTTTCGCCCGCGGTGCCCCGTGCGTGTGTGCAGGAAGACCAGATTGTCTGGGGCCGCAGTCCGGTGCGGCTGGACCTGGCGGGCGGCTGGACGGACACGCCGCCCTATTGTCTGGAGCACGGTGGGCAGGTCCTCAACCTGGCCGTGGACCTGAACGGGCAGCCGCCGATTCAGGTATTCGCCAAGCTGAGCGCGCGTCTCGAACTGGTGGTGCGCTCGATCGATCTGGGCGTGGAGCAGCGGCTCACCTCCTACGAGCAACTGGACACGTTCGCGGAACCGGGCAGCGAGTTTGGTCTGGCCAAGGCGGCCCTGGCGCTGGCCGGTTTTCTGCCCCGGTTTCACGGCGACAGCGAATTCCGTTCGCTGCCCGAACAACTCCGCACTTTTGGGGGCGGCATCGAGCTGTCCATGCTGTCCGCCGTGCCGAAGGGCTCGGGGCTCGGCACAAGCAGCATTCTCGCCGCCACGCTGCTTGCCACGCTCGGCGATTTGTGCGGGCTGGGCTGGGACCGGCACGCGCTGTTTCAACGCACCCTGGCCCTGGAACAGATGTTGACCACTGGCGGCGGCTGGCAGGATCAGGCGGGCGCCATCTTCGGCGGCGTGAAGCTGATCGAGACATCCGCCGGGCTGGCGCAAACGCCCAAGGTCCGCTGGCTGCCGAGCACCTTGTTTGGCGCCGGTCACGCGAACACAACCGTGCTGCTCTACTACACCGGCCTGACCCGCCTGGCGAAAAACATCCTGCAAGAAATCGTGCGTGGCATGTTCTTGAACTCGCCCGCGCATCTCCGGATTCTGGAAGAGATTGGCGCCAATGCCGGCCGTTGCTTCAACGCCATCCAGCACTGTGATCGGGCCGGGCTTGAAGCAGCCATCCGCACCAGCTGGCGGCTGAACCAGGAACTCGACGCCGGCACGAACCCGCCCGAAGTCGCCGCCGTCCTTGAATGCATCGCCCCGTGGATGGCTGCCGGCAAATTGCTGGGCGCCGGCGGTGGCGGCTTCCTGCTGATTCTGGCGCACGTCGAAACCGCGGCCCGGCACATCCGGCAGACATTGACCAGCGCCCCGCCCAATCCGCGCGCCCGCTTCGTGGACGTGACCTTGTCGGAAGCCGGACTGGAATTGACGCGCAGTTGA
- a CDS encoding aminodeoxychorismate/anthranilate synthase component II — MLLVIDNYDSFTYNIVQYLGEMQVKMEVFRNDQISIDQIRALKPERILVSPGPCSPREAGLSNEIIRAFGPTTPLFGVCLGHQCIGHAYGANVIVNNRMMHGKTSPIRHNGKDLFEGMPNPFEATRYHSLVIERSTLPDCLEITAETQEGEIMGVRHKEFPVWGVQFHPESILTENGRTILRNFLKLR, encoded by the coding sequence ATGTTGCTGGTCATCGATAACTACGATTCGTTCACCTATAACATCGTCCAGTATCTGGGCGAGATGCAGGTGAAGATGGAGGTTTTCCGCAATGATCAGATCAGCATTGACCAGATTCGGGCGCTGAAGCCGGAGCGCATTTTGGTGTCGCCCGGCCCGTGCTCACCGCGCGAGGCGGGATTGTCCAACGAAATCATCCGCGCGTTTGGCCCGACGACGCCGCTGTTTGGCGTATGCCTGGGCCATCAATGCATCGGCCATGCCTACGGGGCCAACGTCATCGTCAACAACCGCATGATGCACGGCAAAACCTCGCCCATCCGGCATAATGGGAAGGATTTGTTCGAGGGGATGCCGAATCCGTTCGAGGCCACGCGCTACCATTCGCTGGTGATCGAGCGCAGCACCCTGCCGGACTGCCTTGAAATCACGGCCGAAACGCAGGAAGGCGAAATCATGGGCGTGCGGCACAAGGAATTTCCGGTCTGGGGCGTCCAATTCCATCCGGAAAGCATCCTGACCGAGAACGGTCGCACCATTCTGCGGAACTTTTTGAAACTGCGCTGA
- a CDS encoding TlpA disulfide reductase family protein has product MKRLILICTLLCLCLSAWAEQVKLDTLKVGSRTYKKVTVLGFNATDLYFTHSKGISNVKLKHLPPELQKRFNYDEATATAAEQQQITDNAEFNKQLVVAIEQNAAREKQAERRKEMTTEANLADPLSDKSPIGRPLPELKVERWIGGKPDAREKFQLIYLWAPWSYASRTFLPDFNALQEKFSKEIAFSGLVSEKTTTDPEIEAGVHAEFPVAIDPTEKFIDALGVTSLPQAVLVDPKGIVRYLGHPAALNEKRLQTLVARFAQ; this is encoded by the coding sequence ATGAAGCGGCTCATCTTGATTTGCACCCTGCTCTGCCTTTGCCTGTCGGCCTGGGCGGAGCAGGTGAAGCTGGACACGCTGAAGGTGGGCTCACGGACTTACAAGAAGGTGACGGTGCTGGGCTTCAATGCGACGGATCTTTATTTCACGCACTCCAAGGGCATCAGCAACGTCAAGCTCAAGCATCTCCCGCCCGAGCTGCAAAAACGCTTCAACTACGACGAGGCCACCGCCACCGCGGCTGAACAGCAGCAAATCACGGACAACGCGGAGTTCAACAAACAGTTGGTGGTCGCCATCGAACAGAACGCCGCCCGCGAGAAGCAGGCCGAACGCCGGAAGGAGATGACCACGGAAGCGAACCTGGCCGACCCGCTGTCCGATAAATCCCCCATCGGCCGGCCCCTGCCCGAGTTGAAGGTCGAGCGCTGGATCGGCGGCAAGCCCGACGCGCGCGAGAAGTTTCAACTGATTTACCTGTGGGCGCCGTGGAGCTACGCCTCCCGAACGTTTCTGCCCGATTTCAATGCATTGCAGGAAAAGTTCTCCAAGGAGATCGCCTTCTCTGGTCTCGTATCCGAAAAGACAACCACCGATCCCGAAATCGAGGCCGGCGTGCATGCGGAATTCCCAGTCGCCATCGACCCGACGGAAAAATTCATCGACGCCCTGGGGGTGACCAGCCTGCCCCAGGCCGTCCTCGTGGATCCCAAAGGCATCGTCCGCTATCTCGGTCATCCCGCAGCGCTGAACGAAAAGCGCCTGCAGACGCTGGTGGCGCGCTTCGCTCAATAG